TGAGCTCATCCCCGCCCCTGTCATTCTGAGCTCAGCCCCGCCCCCTATCACTCTGAGCTCAGCCCCGCCCCTGTCACTCTGAGCTCAGCCCCGCCCCCCTATCACTCTGAGCTCAGCCCCGCCCCTATCACTCTGAGCTCAGCCCCGCCCCTATCACTCTGCGCTCAAGCCTTCTCTCTGTTCTTCAGTTCAAGTGTCTCAGCAGCTTTGTGAGAACTCTCTTCCTGCTCTTCAGGAGAGATGAGATCTTGTGAGAGATGTAGTGATCTCTTCCGCTCTGGTTGAAGTGTTCTGGAGGCTGTTTCAGAGCAGTTCTGCTGAAGTCAGTAGGAgatgtttgtatttgttgtgTCTCTGCTGGTTTTGATTTCTCGGTCACGCTGAGCAGGACTCCACATGAAGGCTTTCTGGGTTTATTCACATCTCACCGGAGCGCAGGAATGTTTGCTTCCGCCGTTGATCCTCTTCACATCATCTGAGCTCATTCAGAACGCTCTGCTTCTTCACGCTTTGAAgtgttttgtatataaaaagagattaatcattaaataagtAGTGCTgtacaattaattgcatccaaaataagtttttgtttacataatgtttatgtgtatatatatacatctaaatattttctaaatatgtttttatatatatatatatatatatatatatatatatatatatatatatatatatattatacataaacacacacacacacacataaatatacatatttctattttggatgtgatttaattgtttgaaaggtcattttaaattaagtgTTGTGTATGTAGGGTTATAAAAAGATGGAAAACTTCACAAAGTTTCTGTAAATTTACATGAAGTTTCTGTAAAATGTTCTGCCATTTTGcaaccctgtgtgtgtgtgtgtgtgtgtgtgagtgagatgAGGTTCCTGGCTGCATTCTTTTCGGGTCAAACCCTACACTTTTGACGTGCTCTCTGAATTAAGCTTTGTGTTGGTTCGtgggctctgattggctggagcTGATCTGACCTCATCAGTCATCACAGGCCGGTCTGAAGTGAAGACGCTGGTGTGATTCAACAATAGTTTATTCAGATCAGAACAGAAGCAttcactgtgtgtgtggtgtttatACTGAGGACTTCATTCAAAAACTctttcattgtgtttatttgacaTCTGTGCTCGTAACagagaagtttaaaaaaatagcactaTGACAATATAATAGGTACGTGTGCATCTATTATATATGGACTTGATCCCTACGAGAGCGAGAGAAGACGGACAGAAGACGGGATGATTGTCTTACAGCAACAGAGTTTCACAGAGCGACTGACTGACGTCCAGTTTGTGTAGATTATAAACAGTGTGACGCCCTGCGCTCTGGTCTCTGAGAGGCGCAGAGGATTCTGGGTAGGGGCGGCTCAGGGCCGCTCCAGGAACCAGATCTCGTTCTGCCGGTGGGCCGCCGCGGGGTTAGTGTATCCGGCCACGATGAAGGAGTCGCTGACGCAGACGGCCGGGTGGTCCAGAGCCTCGGCCAGACGGTTGATCTGGTGGATGATGGTCAGCTCGTTAGTGGCCCCCGTGAACGCCCTGGGTCACATGACACAGGAAACGCAGGTTCAGATCATTTCCACTCGCTCCTCAGTTAGTCATCTAACATTTTCTGTAGTGCACTTACAACTtatttccaaaccaggaggcaAAATCATTTTTCTATATTGCGATGTCTCTTATTGACTAAGTTTAGCACCTCAGTCATAATACTCACATTAAAGAGTTTCGTGTAGCGGATCACTGACCGCATGTCACCGTACTTGTATTTAGGGTTGCTCTTCATGTAAAGGCTCTTGTTTGATTGGCTGTGTGTTCTCACCGGGTGTAGACGACGGCGGCGGGCCACTGCTCGATGAGGATCTCGGGGTCGTACGGCCGGGGCCGGTCGCTCTGGTGCATGCTGGGCAGGTAATAGGCGACGGTCACGGCCCGAGACAGACTCGTGTGCATCTCATCGGTGCGCACCACCGTCACGATCGGTATCGTCATGCCCAGATAACTGCCTGCGGAAACACACCAACCCGCGCTCAGACCTTCTGAGATGTtgattattttgaatgcagtttatttttttttttaaatcaaggaatcatttttcaaaaaaatattatcagacTGTAGAATTAGACGCGTTGTCGGTCGGGCAACAAGCATGTCTAACTAGAATTAACAGGACTTTTTGAGTTCAccttttaaactaaatataagaaatattgtacatttttcgTATTTCTGGGCATACAGGATGTTTAAGACGAGCATGTGCAATATTTGCCTTCATATTTCATACATCTTTTCTTTAAAgatatgttttatgttgaaCTTGGAACAGAAGTTTCTTTAACCCAGTGGTTCCTAAAGGGAATGTTACTTGAATCGTGAAACACGTCTAGATTTAGTGTTTTAGCTCAGTTAAGTGAGTTCATGTACCTGCTGAGTTCTGCTGGCAGATGTATCTCATGATCTTCATGAAGCCGTAGCAGATGCTCTGTTCATACGTGTCCTCGTGAACCGTGATACAGGCCCAGTGCGCTTTCTCATAGTGACGCTTCTCAAACACCACCTCcccacactacacacacacacacacacacacacacacacacacagacacagacacaaaaaagtAGAATCAAGTTTTGAAGAGAAAAACTAAACGAAAAAAAGAGTCATGAAATTGTATGATTTGAGTTCCAATAATAAGGAAAATAGCAATAAATGATTTGGTTTTACCCTTTTTAGGGTTTAATCTACTTGGCAAATTATTCAGAAGTAAATGTTGCCTTTGAGCTGTGTTTGATGTCGATTCGATTGAAATGCTCTTCTAGAACTCATTTTAATGATTGCCCAGCGCTCTGCAGCAGATACTGACAACATTCAGCTTCTGGACATCATATAATATTCACTTAGCAGCATATTTGTCAGAGTGTTTCTAGCTTTCATGGAAAGTCTCCGTCACTGGAAGTAGGCGGAGTCTTATGATTTGAATAACCGATCGCCGGCTGTCTTGGTTCATCATCCTCGCTGTGGATGTGTCTGCTTTGATCTCTCACCTTGTCCTTGCGTGTGATGAGCGTGAAGGGCACCTGCTCCCGTGTGTGTGCTCCGTCGTTATTGGTGGTGATCTGATGGATGGGTTCGGCCATGTCTGTGGAGCACAGAGCACACATGAGCGCTCCTCACACTGACAGACTGTTTCTAGTGACTTTGTGGGGATGTTTCTTCCCGCTGTGACCCATGATTCTCTGATGTGGTCACGAGGGGCTCTCTGGACGAGCGTCAGCAGCACGTCTGCCCCGCGGGACGCTTCATCAGTCAGTTCACACAGGACTAGGGTTGGCCAAgatcattttttacttttttcaactGAGGAGAAGccccttttttttgtgtgtgtgtgtgtgtgtgtgtgtgtgtgtgtgtgtgtgtgtgtggtgctgagGTGAAATATCAGGAAAATTATATAATAGCCCAATAACAATAggatgcatattattattattattaataacaataataataatagtttcatACATTCATAGGAGAATGGGTCTAATATCgtcaataaatattactataatcCCTCTGCATGGGTGAattcatatatacacaccatATATACATGAACAGAGGAGATGTACAGTAGTGTGAGATACTGTACGTACAGTGCTATGTTttcactaaaaatgtttaataaacgGATATGATGAgagcaaatttaatttgaattaaaaaaaacattacttttttagGTAATTCTACTTCCAGCTAATTTTTTAATTACcctaattattaattttaatggagaattcttttttttatgtgctactgtgtaaacaaaatactaagaaaatgggcaaaaaaactgaatatggAAGTTTTAACATAAGCTAAAACATTGGAACATAAGACATTGTTacaggttttaaaatattttacacattttaacgctttttattcacatttaaataaaagttcaatCTCTCGACTGATTCTGGATCAGTGTTATTCACAGAATCACTCGACGACTGTAAACTGCTTAGACTAGTCTTACTAGTTAGTCAACACAGTCAGTCAGATAACAGTAGACTAGCCTAAATTGAGCTGGAAAAATAAGTGATTATTCATTGTTTAAGTTaatttaggtgtgtgtgtgtgtgtgtgtggtgcgaaggtcacacttaaccttgTATTTCACATTACTGATAAACCACAACACTAACCGCTTGACAGCAGAAACTGTGTTTTAGATGAATTTTACTTCAGATTCAGCTAGCATGAGGCGTCATGAACTAATAATCACTCcatctaggttttgaatgcagttTTTTGTTAATTCCTATTGCTTCATAACGAATTAATGTTCGTTTCTACAACGTTTGAATGAACATTAGTGCATGATTCACCTCCTATCAAATTGAATCTTACTGTAAGTTATTAACTGGTGTGTATTTCAGTTCTATCTGGTGATGGTGTTGGAAACATGCTGTCACACATGAAGAGCGGTCGATACCGTATCGGTGAATGAATCTGTAGTGTGATGTTTGCTCTTCACGTGTGCGCTCGTGTAAAGCTCTTTACTGGATTTAGACGGGCACTGGCCAGACCAGCCTGATAATCCCCGAGATCTCAGCGCCGCTCCAGACACACGGCCCCTGAGCTACAGAACGGACCCCGCtcagagcgagtgtgtgttATGAGCTCTCTCTCACGCTCTGAACGGCTGCGCTCGATAGCATTCAGAGAGCCGGGTCCGTCGGCGTCCTGTGATAATCTGATGAACTGGGTCAGAGACGCACACGTGAATCATGGGAAAATCCTGCTGCCTCGCTGAGAGTCACGCATACGTGTATGAGAACACATCCGCCTCTCAACTGAACACTGCTTCCATGTCATTCAGaccagtgtttattttgttgcgTGTAGATTACGGctctttttaaagagtttttctGTCCTCAAACATCCACCAAACTGGCCGTTTTCATCTGCTGTCGtgttatatttatctttattgttCCTGTGTGCAGGGCCTTTAGTTGTTGGTCTGTAAGTGCTTTaaagcaggatggattctgatcgACTCTTaagtgtttttatcattcataagctacagaaatcattctgaaaagGACTGCTATGATATACTTTCCTTTCCTAGTAACCAATATATTACCTGTGCTAAACCTAACATCCTCTATAGAGAGTTTAAGGTGTTTTATTCCCATACTTttgagtaaaaacataaaaatatcattGAGTAGTCACAGAATagtaatgcaatatataaactcgcaattgcAATTTTGACTTTCCCATTTTAACAATTAGTTTATATGCAATGTATGAACTCGTAATTGCAATTCAGACTTTAAAGCGAGATGaggaaaaaagtttgtttacgtCTGTATTCAGCAGCAGACTCGAGCTTCCTCGCACTATAATTCTTCTGTGCTGCTCAAGGAATGAAACTAAAGCGTGTCGGTCTGTTTCTGTTATCTACCCTCAAAAGACAGCGTGTCTGTGAGCCGCCTACATAGTGAGTCGCGTTCCGCCGCGGTTTAGTGCCGCTGAGGAGAACGACCGTTAAACTGGCGCGAAACTCTCCCGCCGCGGAGTCGTTAGTGAGGCGGCTGTGGCTGGAGACGCGCTCCGCGGGTGTTACCTGTCGGAACCTCCACCTGGTGTCCGCGGGCCACATCCCTCCAGTACTGCAGGAGCCTGCCCTGctgctcctcgtcctcctcctcctcctcctgctcctcctcggGGCTGTCTGACAGCTGCTCCTCCGACACAGACTCCAGATCCTCGAGCGTGATCAGATCtcctccgccgccgccgccgccgttCATCCGACACCCGCCGCGGTCCATCGCCGAATCCAGTGAAAGTCAAAACCGAGAGCCTCACGCTTCGCCTGCGCTTACACGGATCTCACTGTCATGTCCGCGAACCGGAGCTGTCGATAATCTCGCGTTATTAACTGCGCTCGGTTTGTACGTGTTGTTTTGCAGACGGTAAAGACTTGACCTATTTAAGGGCAGCGTCGCGGTCACGTGACCACATACAAGCTCCGCCCACACAGCACCGGAGTTTATAAATACGGCGCCGCCCACAGCTCTGACGAACGCGCATGTGGACATAATACAGTATGGCGGTATATCACACTATAGTgtagttgtaatttttttttgcaataattatGCATGTAATAGTTCTACTATAAGAGGAGATTGTGGTggtgtttttactgtttatactCTTCAGCATATagaaaaacacatctcttcTATCTTTATTTGACCCTTTAACTCTATTCTATTTGATCTGTTTCTTGGCCTGACCCTACAACACTTGCActctttattcattttctgaCTGCGTGCTTTCTTAAAGAGGCCTCTAACACTAGCCTTCaggtttttttctattttatctagtttttgttttgttatatgtatatgcagatttgctttgcaaaaacagaaaattgtttttagcaattttcaaaaatctttttttttgtcattagttaattaaacacaattatttatcattaaaaaaacttaatttttgaaaatgtaaaagaaaaaaaatcttaacacaAACAGCATTAGAGAGgtttatctttaatatttattttttatttttttattaatacatttaagtcACTGAATAAAAGCACCTGCTAAGTGACTGAATGTAAATatagttctgtgtgtgtgtgtgtgtgtgtgtgtgtgtgtgtgtgtgtgtgtgtgtgtgtgtgtgtgtgtgtgtgtgtgtgtgtgtgtgtgtgtgtgtgtgtgtgtgtgtgtgtttcaggtcagCGTTTGATAGGCTTCGTTCTCTATCTCCCCTGAGTTTTATCACACTTTAGCCAGAAATACTTGTATTAGTCCTTGAACTGCTGCTTGTGTTTGTCTTCTGGATGATTTCAGATGCTGTGAAAGGAGGTTTTCAGATGAAAGTTCAAGATTATTCTAAATCTGGATCACAGCATTAGCCTGGAATGAACCACAAAAATACTtcttactgcaaaaaaaaggcCGCGCTTATTTTCTGTCAtacatttcattgtttatttacaaGCAGTTTATTTGTACAGTCATTGAaaagtttataataattttttttgtttttgaaatgagcatttttgctcgccaaagctgcatttattttatagaaaaaaaacctgttaaatatgatttaaactgggttgaactgcttgaatgttcagcatcattactccatgatcttcagaaatcataataatttactgctcaacaaacatttctgaggatcagtgttgaaaacagtgtttttgcagaaaccgtgattgattttatttgtcagGATTCAGGGATGGATACGCTCTGCACGCAGATCCATGCTTTTAGTTTATTACTGAATAATCAGACTCCTAAAAGACGTAGAGACAGATACGTGTCTCAGCAGAGATTGTTTTAGAGATCAGTGATCAGAAAAAGATGGCTGTTTGACAGATGAATGAGGAACATGTGATTGGAGTTCAGAAGAGACGTCCTGGGGCTTCATTGTGCCGCCGTAATGACTTTCAAACAGCTCTGGCCTGTTTTTCCACAGGTTCTGGAGAAGTTTACGTCCCGTCTGACCCAGATGAGGCTGCTGAATCAGCGTGACCTGCGCTCTCTCACCAAATACCAGATCATTCTGGCCCGAGAACAATTCAGACGCAACCCACCGCCTCACGTCCAGGTACGACAGTGTTTGGATCACTCCTCTTCACACCGGCTGTTTTAATCTCTCTTCTGTCGTCTTCTGCTCCTGATTCCTTTTCAGGGGATGTATGTATGTGGGCTTTTTCCTGATCTTTAATCTAATGTTGTGAAATCATTTACACATGACCCAAACCCTGGGTTTTCAACCCCAAACTATTTCTGAAACATTGACTGCATGGATAAGATCTCTATTATAATTCTGTATTATGTGTAAACAAACAGTTCACCTTTCACCCCCTGTTCTGTTTCTATTCTAggttttcttatttaaaaattaataaattaatatctctctgtctctctctctctctctctctctctgtgtctctctctctgtgtgtgtgtgtgtgtgtgtgtgtgtgtgtgtgtctctctctctctctctctctgtctctctctctgtgtgtgtgtgtgtgtgtgtctctctctctctctctatgtgtgtgtgtgtctctttcttgtgtgtgtgtgtgtgtgtgtgtgtctctctctctctctctgtgtgtgtgtgtctctttcttgtgtgtgtgtgtgtgtgtgtctctctctctctctgtgtgtctctctctctctgtgtctctctctctctgtgtgtctctctctctctctctgtgtgtgtgtgtgtgtctctctctctctctctctctctctctctctctctctctctctctctctctctctctgtgtgtctctctctctctctgtgtgtgtgtgtgtgtgtctctctctctctctgtgtctctctctctctgtgtgtgtgtgtgtgtgtgtgtgtgtgtctctctctctctctctctctctctctctctctctgtgtctctctctctctctgtgtgtgtgtgtgtgtgtgtgtgtgtgtgtgtgttctcagcaGGGGCCGCAGCAGGGAGCGATCGAGGGAGATTTCTCCATCTGCATCAGTCTGTATCACGGCTATGAGCTTCTGCAGCAGATGGGCGTCAgatctctcttcctcttcatccAGAACATCTTCTCTGGACCCAGAGGTGCTCAGAAGCGCTGGTCTCTCGTGTCGCCGGACGCTGACGTCCTCCGCTCCTCACATCACCCGTGTTTGTTGTCTTCTCAGAGTCGACTCGCGTGAGGAACGAGCTGCAGCGGAGTCCGGTCTTCATGGATCTCTACAGGGAGATGGAGAGCATGTTCTCCTCAGCCAGCCGAGGTATCGATCTTTCAGAAACACACctctgtcttcatttactctCACAAACGTTCCTTCAGTGAGACGGTGACAGCAGACATGGATCACAGGCTGCTCGAGCTCCTCTGAAGTTGATTAGATGTTAATGAGCGCGTCTCGGTCTCAGGGCCTGGAGAAACATACGTCTACAGTCACCCCAAACTCCAGAAGCTGGATGAAGTCGTGCTGCAGCACTTTCAGACGTGGAACGAAAGCGAAGGTACAGCGAAGGATGATTGTGACGCAAAAGGGACTAGGAAGAGGGTTTGATGATATGAAGCAGTGTCGTTATagtcattaaattattataatggtgtaataatttagttataattgcagtttaagtttaataaaggtTCTCAACCTTTATTAAacatagatatatttttttagatagtTACTGTGGTAACATTTCTCGTTTTAATTTGGTTTAACTTGGTGTACTTAAAATTAACTacactaaaattaatattttatatatatatatatatatatatatatatatatatatatatatatatatatatatatatatatatatatatatatatatataaaattctaaaatgtaataaaaatgacatagaTATCAAATAtagagacatttaaaaatatttttatataaaattaatgttaaagagaattataaaaataataaaaattataaataattgcataataaacacaaaacattgaCACAAAAAATCAGTAACAAAAAAGTTGAACCAATAATCAAGGGCTCTAGAAAGAATAGATATGTCTTGAGAGCAGACCTAAAAGCAGGACTAGAGCGGTCTAATCTAATTGTTTGTGATTGGTCCAGACTCGAAGGCGTCTGCTGAGGTCAGCACACGGGTCATGATCTTCTCGTCGTTCCGTGAGAGCGTGCAGGAGATCGCAGAGATGTTGAGCCGCCATCAGCCGCTGGTGAGGGTCATGACCTTCATGGGTCAGGCGTCGGCCGGGAAAGGTGTCCGAGGATTCACTCAGAAAGAGCAGCTGGAGGTGCGTTTCAGACCTGTGACAACAACACGGGGATTAGTGATTACTCTAAAGATCAGATCAGAATTTTATATGAACCTTAAGTGTTTATcttgagaaagaaaatgaacatgTACTGAACATCTGTAACCTTTATCTATGaaacatcttttgtttttgttaaacattaataaacgtAGGTATTTAATTAGGAgtgctgtccctttaagacgtaacactgacacacacacattcatcgTTTACAAAACAGAGGAGAACTGGCTCCAATTGAGTCTgaggtttctcccaaggttttttttctccaatctgtatggatggggttttagTTTCTTGACGCTGtctcctctggcttgctttgttttagacacttaatttctaagGATTATCATCAATTTGAACACAGCTGAAAAACAGGTGAATCtgaacatctctctctctctctctctctctctctctctctctctctctctctctctctctctctctgtctctctctctctctctctctctctctctctctctctctctgtctctctctctctctctctctctctctctctctctctctctctctctctctctctctctctctgtctctctctctctctctctgtctctctctctctctctctctctctctctctctctctctctctctgtctctctctctctctctctctctctctctctctctctctctctctctctctctctctctctctctctctctctctctctctctctctctctctctctctctctctctctctctctctctctctctctctctctctctctctctctctctctctctctctctctctctctctctctctctctctctctgtctgtctctctctgtctctctctgtctctctgtgtgtgtgtgtgtgtgtgtgtgtaggtggttCGTCGGTTCCGTGACGGGGGTTTTAACACACTAGTGTCCACGTGTGTGGGCGAGGAGGGTCTGGACATCGGTGAGGTGGACCTGATCGTGTGTTTTGATGCTCAGAAGAGTCCGATCCGTCTGGTCCAGCGTATGGGTCGTACGGGCCGCCGGCGTCAGGGACGAATCGTGGTCATTCTGGCCGAGGGCCGCGAGGAGCGAGTGAGAGCCGATACATTCATTCACACACCTTTATCACATCATTATATCACTGTCTGCATCCGTAGTTtagaaaatgctaaatatgtagatgtttgaaactaaaacaaaagacagcttatctctttctctcgcaGACGTATAACCAGAGCCAGAGCAACCGGCGCAGCATCAACAAGAGCATCATGGGAAACAAGCACAGCTTCCAGATGTTTGCTCACAGTCCGCGCATGCTGCCCGCCGGGGTCACTCCCACCCTGCACAAGATGCACATCAGCTGCGGTCAGTTCCAGCACAGACCGCTGAAGAGCCGCCGATCATCTCTCGCTCCGCAGATGACCGGTACTGACCTAAACCTCACAGACCACCCCTTGATGCAGGACAGAATCACTAAAAACAAGTCTTATCTAACACAAATTAGCAGTTTagctttgtatttaaatttagtaTGGAGCTTCTTAAGggacaaaataatattttactggcAAAACCTTCTGTAcatgtatgaaaatataatgtataatgatcTTCCCATGTCACATTTAGGGCTCTGTAATTTACTTTTTCAGTCAACACAAATGACAAACATACTGGCTGAATTTGATCTAAATGTGGATAAAGCTGAAGAAACCTGACTCTCCAGTAGATGATTCACAtcacaatgtttgtttttacatcaaaatgagtttttattgatattatttattgcttgaacaaacaatgaacagttatataattacatatattaaatgtacactGTCAGTGCACCTGAACTATAAAAGCGACGGTTTACCCAAACATGCCGATTCTGCCAGTATGTActcaaaagatgttttgaagaatgttgggaACCAATCAGCTGCTGCTAGCCGTTGACTTCTGGAGTAAGGAGAAAAATACTAGGGAAGTCAGTGGATGTATAGTTTTCAAAATATCAGAATAAAggggtt
This sequence is a window from Puntigrus tetrazona isolate hp1 unplaced genomic scaffold, ASM1883169v1 S000000528, whole genome shotgun sequence. Protein-coding genes within it:
- the soul3 gene encoding heme-binding protein soul3 isoform X1; translation: MDRGGCRMNGGGGGGGDLITLEDLESVSEEQLSDSPEEEQEEEEEDEEQQGRLLQYWRDVARGHQVEVPTDMAEPIHQITTNNDGAHTREQVPFTLITRKDKCGEVVFEKRHYEKAHWACITVHEDTYEQSICYGFMKIMRYICQQNSAEGLSAGWCVSAGSYLGMTIPIVTVVRTDEMHTSLSRAVTVAYYLPSMHQSDRPRPYDPEILIEQWPAAVVYTRAFTGATNELTIIHQINRLAEALDHPAVCVSDSFIVAGYTNPAAAHRQNEIWFLERP
- the soul3 gene encoding heme-binding protein soul3 isoform X2; protein product: MDRGGCRMNGGGGGGGDLITLEDLESVSEEQLSDSPEEEQEEEEEDEEQQGRLLQYWRDVARGHQVEVPTDMAEPIHQITTNNDGAHTREQVPFTLITRKDKCGEVVFEKRHYEKAHWACITVHEDTYEQSICYGFMKIMRYICQQNSAGSYLGMTIPIVTVVRTDEMHTSLSRAVTVAYYLPSMHQSDRPRPYDPEILIEQWPAAVVYTRAFTGATNELTIIHQINRLAEALDHPAVCVSDSFIVAGYTNPAAAHRQNEIWFLERP